One Anoplopoma fimbria isolate UVic2021 breed Golden Eagle Sablefish chromosome 2, Afim_UVic_2022, whole genome shotgun sequence DNA window includes the following coding sequences:
- the LOC129106294 gene encoding synaptotagmin-5, producing the protein MSQYTLGVHLQILLAVGLAVFCYCLVLGCVLCCRRRKSVSSEDKEAVFLPSHPAERVTVTLTPLPCTQPVKQQYEELDGDVLEFPSSKSSSSPSEDDLTALPFDHSPTRSAELVPSPGSSLPMRRLSTPAVPCTPNKPLRHGRASLPSLTKLNLVSRSRRAMGRRSTVSGASFLYGESSRLTAGAASAPAQQGEPRLSQYGSNSISISSKPAPLLHFSLLFSSSCGTLVVNILGLSGAGRRRTGVFVRASLPPLCPTPQQIASRRRSLSPDLHSQSFVLQVGSIEELRVCTLRLAVYSRDFSGLREAALGVVELPCEQMDWEPDTTTTYTRQLSPTKSKLKKSVSSQETFGHRKSSVCVPRVLGQLFILLQYQTPAQRIKVMVRKAENLAKLTRIPGAPDHYVVINLRQDGKIIGTKETKGASGPNPVWNAPFLFDLPSGDITQLPLVLEFIVMQGRLYTKSSILGRVSIGSDASEAGQGHWKEMCSRGQTETTRWHTIQSDVL; encoded by the exons ATGTCGCAGTACACTCTGGGAG TTCACCTGCAGATCCTGCTGGCTGTCGGTCTGGCTGTGTTCTGCTACTGCCTGGTTCTTGGCTGCGTCCTCTGCTGTCGCAGAAGGAAGAGTGTTTCATCGGAGGACAAGGAGGCCGTTTTCCTGCCTTCTCATCCTGCCGAGAGGGTGACTGTGACATTGACTCCTCTGCCGTGCACCCAGCCTGTCAAGCAGCAGTACGAGGAGCTGGATGGGGACGTGCTGGAATTCCCTTCCTCTAAAAGcagctcctctccctctgaGGATGACCTCACTGCCCTGCCCTTTGACCACAGCCCTACCAGATCAGCTGAGCTGGTTCCATCTCCTGGGTCTTCTTTACCGATGCGCCGCCTCAGCACCCCGGCTGTTCCCTGCACACCCAATAAGCCTCTGCGTCACGGCAGAGCCTCCCTACCTTCCCTGACTAAGCTAAACCTGGTGTCCAGGTCCCGTCGGGCGATGGGTCGGCGCAGCACCGTGAGCGGCGCAAGTTTTCTTTACGGCGAGAGCAGTCGACTGACTGCTGGTGCTGCCAGCGCTCccgcccagcagggggagcccCGTCTATCACAGTACGGCTCTAACTctatctccatctcctccaagCCGgctcctctccttcacttctcCCTGCTCTTCTCCTCGTCCTGTGGTACCCTGGTAGTCAACATCCTGGGGCTCTCGGGGGCCGGTCGAAGGCGCACCGGGGTGTTTGTCCGGGCCAGCCTTCCTCCCCTCTGCCCCACCCCTCAGCAGATAGCCTCTCGGCGCCGCAGCCTCAGCCCGGACCTCCACAGCCAGAGCTTCGTGCTGCAGGTGGGGTCCATTGAAGAGCTGCGCGTTTGCACATTGAGACTTGCTGTCTACAGCAGGGACTTCTCAGGCCTACGGGAGGCCGCGCTGGGGGTGGTGGAGCTGCCCTGTGAGCAGATGGATTGGGAGCctgacaccaccaccacctacaCCAGGCAGCTCAGCCCAACCAAAAGCAAGCTGAAAAAG AGTGTGAGTTCCCAGGAAACATTTGGTCACAGGAAGAGCTCGGTGTGCGTGCCACGGGTTTTGGGCCAGCTGTTCATCCTGCTGCAGTACCAGACGCCGGCCCAGCGCATCAAGGTGATGGTCCGAAAGGCTGAGAATCTGGCCAAGCTCACACGGATCCCAGGAGCTCCAG ACCACTATGTTGTCATCAACCTGCGTCAGGATGGGAAAATAATTGGTACCAAGGAGACCAAAGGGGCCAGCGGTCCTAACCCCGTCTGGAACGCCCCATTCCTGTTTGACCTGCCCTCTGGTGACATCACTCAGCTGCCATTGGTCCTTGAGTTTATCGTCATGCAG GGCCGTCTCTACACTAAGAGCAGCATTCTGGGTCGTGTGTCCATTGGCAGCGATGCCTCAGAGGCAGGACAGGGACACTGGAAGGAAATGTGCAGTCGGGGGCAAACTGAGACGACTCGCTGGCACACCATCCAATCAGATGTGCTGTAG